A part of Winslowiella toletana genomic DNA contains:
- a CDS encoding phage tail protein I: protein MTSLLPPGSTQLERRAAAACAGISDLSVPLRDLWNPDACPVKFLPYLAWAFSVDRWDEKWSEAEKRRTVKDAFYIHRRKGTVAAIRRVIENMGYTMTLAEWWQVADPAGTFRLTIDLMDVGITEEMVSELERLIGDARPASRHIAQLTLSAGMTGAVYHAASLCDGSIITVYPQGYQPDGSNRYDGSTHYDNNYHYSGERDGKN from the coding sequence ATGACTAGCCTGCTGCCGCCAGGTTCTACACAGCTGGAGCGGCGCGCGGCTGCAGCCTGCGCCGGTATCAGTGATTTAAGCGTGCCCCTGCGTGATTTGTGGAACCCGGACGCATGCCCGGTGAAGTTTCTGCCCTATCTCGCCTGGGCGTTTTCCGTTGACCGCTGGGATGAGAAATGGTCTGAGGCGGAGAAGCGCAGGACAGTTAAGGATGCGTTTTATATCCACCGGCGCAAAGGTACCGTTGCCGCCATCCGCCGCGTGATTGAAAACATGGGCTACACCATGACGCTGGCGGAGTGGTGGCAGGTTGCCGACCCCGCCGGAACGTTCCGCCTGACCATCGACCTGATGGACGTCGGCATTACGGAGGAAATGGTCAGCGAGCTTGAGCGGCTGATTGGCGATGCCAGACCGGCGAGCCGCCATATCGCGCAGCTGACGCTTTCGGCGGGCATGACGGGGGCGGTTTATCACGCCGCCTCGCTGTGCGACGGCAGCATTATCACGGTCTATCCGCAGGGCTATCAGCCTGACGGCAGCAACCGGTATGACGGTTCGACCCACTATGACAACAACTATCACTATTCCGGGGAAAGAGATGGGAAAAATTAA